The following are encoded in a window of Pseudalgibacter alginicilyticus genomic DNA:
- a CDS encoding mechanosensitive ion channel family protein — MTQELKKIESSIWENVIEFFNYNIYTFTDNANNITSVIKVKNLLGVIAILILTTYLLRWIRKLVTRSMPNDDKAKFTTVFSFARWIVYIIVLLIVLSSLGINVTAVFAASAALLIGVGLALQTLFQDIISGIFILVDQTVHVGDIIEIEGKVGRVEEIKLRTTRATTVDNKVLIIPNHLYLENSLYNWTQNGTSTRESVSVGVAYGSDVRLVEKLLIEAANSHAQVIDKKATVVRFLDFGDSSLNFKVVFTLNDSFNARIPESDIRFEIDRLFRENNISIPFPQRDIHIIQKPN, encoded by the coding sequence ATGACTCAAGAATTAAAAAAAATAGAAAGTTCAATTTGGGAGAACGTTATTGAGTTTTTTAACTACAATATTTATACGTTTACAGATAACGCAAATAATATTACAAGTGTTATTAAAGTAAAGAATTTGTTAGGAGTTATAGCAATTTTAATTTTAACAACCTATTTACTAAGGTGGATAAGAAAGCTTGTTACACGTTCAATGCCTAATGATGATAAAGCAAAATTTACTACCGTTTTTTCATTCGCTAGGTGGATTGTCTATATTATAGTTTTACTTATAGTATTAAGTTCTTTAGGAATAAATGTTACAGCAGTTTTTGCTGCATCTGCAGCGCTATTAATAGGAGTAGGCTTAGCGCTTCAAACATTATTTCAAGATATTATTTCTGGTATTTTTATATTAGTAGATCAAACAGTTCATGTTGGTGATATCATTGAAATTGAAGGAAAAGTTGGTCGTGTTGAAGAAATCAAACTAAGAACAACCAGAGCAACCACAGTTGATAATAAAGTATTAATTATTCCAAACCATTTATATTTAGAAAACAGCTTGTATAATTGGACCCAAAATGGAACATCTACAAGAGAGTCAGTTTCGGTAGGTGTTGCTTATGGTAGTGATGTACGGTTAGTTGAAAAACTTTTAATTGAAGCAGCAAACTCTCATGCTCAGGTAATAGATAAAAAAGCTACTGTAGTTCGATTTTTAGATTTTGGAGATAGTTCATTAAACTTTAAAGTAGTGTTTACTTTAAATGATAGTTTTAATGCAAGAATTCCTGAAAGTGATATTCGTTTTGAAATAGATAGGTTGTTTAGAGAAAACAACATTAGTATTCCATTTCCTCAACGCGATATTCATATCATTCAAAAGCCGAATTAA
- a CDS encoding ABC transporter permease, with product MNHLPLIIKREYLTKVKNKSFIVMTFLSPMIMIALITFVAYLSQLNNDKQRTISVLDESGIMEDLFESTSSTTYHILKNTSLETAKTIVSSTSGYGLLHIEKQEYISDISKNIKFYSDDPPSLSVLSGLESKIESKLNNLILEEKGVDIELIKNSKTRVSIVQESFAGEKSSKMDSLIKLAFGIAVGYLLFMFIIIYGNMIMRSVIEEKTSRIIEVIISSVKPVQLMLGKIIGTSLAGLTQFFVWLFLGGVLLTVVSIVFNIDVSQLQSQQQEIIQQAASNSELNSQVQDFMLAFYHLPIVNLIIAFILFFICGFLLFSSLYAAIGAAVDNETDTQQFIWPILVPLMLAVYVGIFTVIEDPHGTVSTVFSFIPFTSPVVMVMRIPFGVPLWQQLVSLLLLIGTFMFAVWFAAKIYRVGILMYGKKPSYKELIKWLKY from the coding sequence ATGAATCATTTACCACTTATTATTAAGCGAGAATATTTAACCAAAGTAAAAAATAAGTCGTTCATAGTTATGACTTTTTTAAGTCCTATGATTATGATTGCACTAATAACTTTTGTTGCTTATTTATCACAATTAAACAATGATAAACAGCGTACTATTTCTGTTTTAGATGAATCTGGCATTATGGAAGATTTGTTTGAAAGCACAAGTAGCACAACCTATCATATATTAAAAAATACAAGTTTAGAAACAGCAAAAACAATTGTGTCAAGTACGTCTGGGTATGGCCTGTTGCATATAGAAAAGCAAGAGTATATAAGTGATATTTCAAAAAACATTAAATTTTACTCAGACGATCCACCGTCTTTAAGTGTGCTTTCTGGATTAGAATCTAAAATAGAAAGTAAACTTAATAATTTAATATTAGAGGAAAAAGGGGTTGATATTGAATTGATAAAAAACTCAAAAACACGGGTTAGTATTGTGCAAGAAAGTTTTGCCGGTGAAAAATCTTCAAAAATGGATAGCTTGATAAAGCTTGCTTTTGGAATTGCCGTAGGGTATTTGTTATTTATGTTCATTATTATTTATGGCAATATGATTATGCGTAGTGTTATTGAAGAAAAAACCAGTCGTATTATTGAAGTTATAATTTCATCTGTAAAACCTGTACAGTTAATGCTTGGTAAAATTATAGGTACTTCCTTGGCAGGGCTTACTCAATTTTTTGTTTGGTTGTTTTTAGGAGGCGTTTTATTAACGGTTGTGTCTATAGTTTTTAATATTGATGTTTCTCAATTACAATCTCAACAACAAGAAATAATACAACAAGCGGCATCAAATTCAGAGTTGAATTCACAAGTACAAGACTTTATGTTGGCTTTTTATCATTTGCCAATAGTAAATCTTATTATAGCTTTTATCTTGTTTTTTATATGTGGTTTTTTGCTTTTTAGCTCGCTTTATGCAGCTATTGGTGCGGCTGTAGATAATGAAACAGATACACAACAATTTATTTGGCCAATTTTGGTACCTTTAATGTTAGCTGTATATGTGGGTATATTTACGGTTATTGAAGATCCTCATGGTACGGTTTCAACGGTGTTTTCTTTTATTCCTTTTACATCACCGGTTGTAATGGTTATGCGTATTCCTTTTGGAGTGCCACTTTGGCAACAATTGGTATCATTATTGTTATTAATTGGAACTTTTATGTTCGCTGTGTGGTTTGCCGCTAAAATCTATAGAGTGGGTATTTTAATGTATGGAAAAAAGCCAAGCTATAAAGAATTAATAAAATGGTTAAAATATTAA
- a CDS encoding ABC transporter ATP-binding protein translates to MYNLLEVNSVSKQFGNFTALNSVSLSVKKGSIFGLLGPNGAGKTTLIRVINQISMPDTGQVLLDGMLLNDSHIKDIGYLPEERGLYKTMKVGEQAIYLAQLKGLSKTEAKIRLKYWFDRLEIGDWWNKKIQELSKGMAQKIQFVVTVLHEPKLLIFDEPFSGFDPINANLIKDEILRLRENGATVIFSTHRMESVEELCDDIALIHQSNKILDGKLMDIKRQYKTNTYEVGIKTQDQTNLERILKEKFQVSSTNFKSLEDDLKLKIKLSERDTPNDLLQYLTTQGNVSHFVELIPSVNDIFIQTVKNS, encoded by the coding sequence ATGTATAACTTATTAGAAGTTAATTCTGTTTCAAAACAATTTGGAAATTTTACAGCGCTAAACAGTGTCTCTTTATCTGTAAAAAAGGGTAGTATTTTTGGATTATTAGGTCCAAATGGTGCTGGCAAAACAACTCTTATAAGAGTTATAAACCAGATAAGCATGCCAGATACTGGTCAGGTTTTATTGGATGGGATGCTACTTAATGATTCTCATATTAAAGATATAGGTTATTTGCCAGAAGAACGTGGTTTGTATAAAACCATGAAGGTTGGAGAGCAAGCCATTTACTTAGCCCAATTGAAAGGTTTGAGCAAAACAGAAGCTAAAATTCGTTTAAAATATTGGTTTGATAGGTTGGAAATTGGAGATTGGTGGAATAAAAAAATCCAGGAACTATCAAAAGGGATGGCTCAAAAAATTCAATTTGTGGTTACCGTTTTACATGAACCTAAACTTTTAATTTTTGATGAACCATTTTCTGGCTTTGATCCAATAAATGCTAATTTGATCAAGGATGAAATTCTTCGGTTACGAGAAAATGGCGCCACTGTTATTTTTTCTACACACAGAATGGAATCTGTTGAAGAGTTGTGTGATGACATTGCATTAATTCATCAGTCAAATAAAATTTTAGATGGAAAATTAATGGACATTAAAAGACAATATAAAACGAATACTTACGAAGTAGGAATAAAAACTCAAGATCAAACTAATTTAGAACGTATTTTAAAAGAAAAGTTTCAGGTGTCATCTACAAATTTTAAATCATTAGAAGATGATTTGAAGCTCAAGATAAAACTTTCTGAACGTGATACACCAAACGATTTGCTCCAATATTTAACAACACAAGGTAATGTATCTCATTTTGTAGAATTAATACCGAGTGTTAATGATATTTTTATACAAACCGTTAAGAACAGTTAA
- the dnaJ gene encoding molecular chaperone DnaJ — MAKRDYYEILGISKGANAAEIKKAYRKKAIEFHPDKNPDNKEAEAKFKEAAEAYEVLSDENKKARYDQYGHQAFENGGGGFGGGGMNMDDIFSQFGDIFGGGGFGGGGFSGFGGGGGQRRVKGSNLRIRVKLTLEEIANGVEKKIKVRRKIQAPGTTYKTCSTCHGSGQVTRIANTILGRMQTSAPCNVCGGAGEIIDKKPADADLQGLKLSEETVSIKIPAGVVDGMQLKVAGKGNEAPGNGISGDLLVAIEEEAHEKLQREGDNLHYDLYVSFPDAVLGTSQEIDTVTGKVRIKVEAGVQSGKILRLRGKGIPSINGYGKGDLLVHVNVWTPKTLNKQQKEFFETMKDDEHFSPKPESSDKSFFEKVKDMFS; from the coding sequence ATGGCAAAAAGAGACTATTACGAAATATTAGGAATTAGTAAAGGTGCTAATGCAGCCGAAATTAAAAAGGCGTACCGTAAAAAAGCAATAGAGTTTCACCCAGATAAAAATCCCGATAATAAAGAAGCTGAAGCCAAATTTAAAGAAGCAGCAGAAGCCTACGAAGTATTGAGTGACGAGAATAAAAAGGCTCGCTACGATCAGTATGGACATCAAGCCTTTGAAAACGGCGGTGGCGGTTTTGGCGGTGGTGGCATGAATATGGATGACATATTTAGTCAGTTTGGTGATATCTTTGGTGGCGGCGGTTTCGGCGGTGGCGGTTTTTCTGGTTTTGGTGGTGGCGGAGGTCAGAGACGAGTTAAAGGGAGTAACCTAAGAATACGCGTAAAATTAACATTAGAGGAAATAGCCAATGGTGTAGAGAAAAAAATAAAAGTACGTCGTAAAATTCAAGCACCAGGAACTACTTATAAAACGTGTTCTACCTGCCATGGTAGTGGACAAGTAACACGTATTGCTAATACTATTTTAGGTAGAATGCAAACTTCTGCACCATGTAATGTATGTGGAGGTGCAGGAGAAATTATTGATAAAAAACCCGCAGATGCTGATTTACAGGGCTTGAAACTCTCAGAAGAGACAGTGTCCATTAAAATTCCAGCAGGTGTTGTTGATGGGATGCAACTTAAAGTGGCAGGTAAAGGAAACGAAGCACCAGGAAATGGTATTTCAGGAGATTTATTAGTTGCTATTGAAGAGGAAGCTCATGAGAAATTACAACGTGAGGGAGATAATTTACATTATGATTTATATGTTAGTTTTCCAGATGCTGTTTTAGGAACATCTCAAGAAATTGATACGGTTACAGGTAAAGTACGTATAAAAGTAGAAGCAGGTGTACAATCGGGCAAAATATTGCGTTTAAGAGGTAAAGGTATACCAAGTATTAATGGGTATGGAAAAGGAGATCTCTTAGTACATGTTAATGTTTGGACTCCTAAGACTTTAAATAAACAGCAAAAAGAATTTTTTGAAACAATGAAAGATGATGAACATTTTTCTCCAAAACCAGAAAGTTCTGACAAATCATTCTTTGAAAAAGTAAAAGATATGTTTTCTTAA
- a CDS encoding nucleotide exchange factor GrpE — MSKKDKNKSIDNDAVENAVEETIATEEQVLEDQVVEEQTVEEKLQTELKQEKDKFLRLFAEFENYKRRTSKERIELFSTASEDVMKTMLPVLDDFERALSHIEEDKEAEELRKGVMLIYQKLVSTLEQKGLKVIKVEKGEAFNADNHEAITQIPAPSDDLKGKIIDVVEKGYKLGEKVIRFPKVVIGQ, encoded by the coding sequence ATGAGTAAAAAAGATAAAAATAAAAGCATTGATAACGACGCTGTTGAAAATGCAGTAGAAGAAACTATTGCGACTGAAGAGCAAGTTTTAGAAGATCAAGTTGTGGAAGAGCAGACTGTAGAAGAAAAACTTCAAACAGAATTAAAACAGGAAAAGGATAAGTTTTTACGACTTTTTGCTGAATTTGAAAATTATAAAAGACGTACTTCAAAAGAACGTATAGAATTGTTTTCAACAGCGAGTGAGGATGTTATGAAAACAATGTTGCCTGTATTAGATGATTTTGAACGTGCTTTAAGTCATATAGAAGAAGATAAGGAGGCTGAAGAATTACGTAAAGGAGTGATGTTAATTTATCAAAAATTGGTGTCAACACTAGAGCAAAAAGGTCTTAAAGTTATTAAAGTTGAGAAAGGAGAAGCGTTTAATGCTGACAATCATGAAGCAATTACTCAAATTCCTGCACCAAGTGATGATTTGAAAGGCAAAATTATTGATGTGGTAGAGAAGGGCTATAAACTTGGAGAAAAAGTTATTCGTTTTCCAAAAGTAGTCATAGGGCAATAA
- a CDS encoding YceI family protein, translating to MKKHITAFFIMVSMSLAFIGCKDKAKEATTTEAETIIEEDLATEKYNVDTDASIIEWQGYKPAGSHNGTISIENGIISTSNGTIVGGSFSISMNSIKDSENNAKLEGHLKSGDFFEVEKYPSAAFEITGLEETDGKTMLSGNLTIKEINNNITFPVTITNNNDTLTLSSETFSIDRTKWDIKFKSKSFFDELEDKFINDDIAIKINVKADKL from the coding sequence ATGAAAAAACATATTACAGCATTTTTTATTATGGTTAGTATGTCTTTAGCTTTTATTGGCTGTAAAGACAAAGCGAAAGAAGCTACTACAACCGAAGCTGAAACCATTATTGAAGAAGATTTAGCTACCGAGAAATATAATGTAGATACCGATGCTTCTATTATTGAGTGGCAAGGATATAAACCAGCAGGATCACATAATGGCACGATCTCTATTGAAAACGGGATTATTAGCACCTCCAATGGCACTATCGTTGGTGGCTCTTTTTCTATTAGTATGAATTCTATAAAAGATTCAGAAAATAATGCAAAACTTGAAGGTCATTTAAAAAGTGGCGATTTTTTTGAAGTTGAAAAATATCCAAGTGCTGCTTTTGAAATTACAGGTTTGGAGGAAACCGATGGTAAAACTATGCTTTCAGGCAACTTAACCATCAAAGAAATTAATAATAATATTACATTTCCTGTAACCATTACCAATAATAATGACACCTTAACCCTTTCTAGTGAAACGTTTAGTATTGATAGAACAAAATGGGATATTAAATTTAAATCAAAATCGTTTTTTGATGAGTTGGAAGATAAATTTATTAATGATGATATTGCAATAAAAATAAATGTAAAAGCTGATAAATTATAG
- a CDS encoding EF-hand domain-containing protein, with translation MKLIKIGFVVLSLLVFSNVNAQEKNSKKGPEAAFAKLDKDSDGKISLEEFKAKPVRAKEGETNKKTVDPEKVFARKDTNSDGFIDLEEFKTRPEKKK, from the coding sequence ATGAAATTAATTAAAATAGGATTTGTGGTATTAAGTTTATTAGTTTTCTCAAACGTTAACGCTCAGGAAAAAAATAGCAAAAAAGGTCCTGAAGCTGCTTTTGCAAAATTAGACAAAGACAGTGATGGAAAAATCAGTTTGGAAGAATTTAAAGCTAAACCTGTAAGAGCAAAAGAAGGAGAAACTAACAAGAAAACCGTTGATCCAGAAAAAGTATTTGCCAGAAAAGACACAAATTCTGATGGGTTTATTGATCTTGAAGAATTTAAAACTAGACCTGAAAAAAAGAAATAA
- a CDS encoding dienelactone hydrolase family protein translates to MEKLKKEDIKQEVFDLYDDYAHSKIDRRQFVEKLSLYAIGGITVTSLLGFIMPNYTDSITIKADDPRIKSEYITYTSQKGGGNIKALLTKPVNTKKKLPGIIVVHENRGLNPYIEDVGRRTAIDGFITIAPDALSPLGGYPGNDDDGRALQKKRNQNEMLEDFIAAFEYLKSHNDCDGNIGVVGFCFGGWISNMMAVKVPELKAAVPYYGRQPNDEDAAKIKAPLLLQYAELDTRVNEGWPAFEKILKVNNLEYTAHFYPDVNHGFHNNTTPRYDENAANLSWKRTIAFFKEKLTK, encoded by the coding sequence ATGGAAAAATTAAAAAAAGAAGATATAAAGCAAGAAGTTTTTGATTTATACGATGATTATGCTCATAGTAAAATTGACAGAAGACAATTTGTTGAAAAACTATCGCTTTACGCTATTGGAGGTATAACAGTAACATCATTATTAGGTTTTATTATGCCAAACTATACAGATTCAATTACGATAAAAGCTGATGACCCAAGAATAAAATCAGAATATATCACCTACACATCCCAAAAAGGTGGCGGTAATATAAAAGCGCTGCTAACAAAACCAGTAAATACAAAAAAGAAATTACCTGGTATTATTGTTGTTCATGAAAATAGAGGCTTAAACCCATACATTGAAGATGTTGGACGACGTACTGCTATTGATGGATTTATTACTATTGCACCAGATGCGTTATCGCCATTAGGAGGCTATCCAGGAAATGATGATGATGGTAGAGCATTGCAAAAGAAACGGAATCAAAATGAGATGTTAGAGGACTTTATTGCTGCTTTCGAATATCTTAAATCTCACAATGATTGCGATGGCAATATAGGTGTAGTAGGGTTTTGCTTTGGTGGTTGGATTTCAAATATGATGGCAGTAAAAGTACCAGAACTTAAAGCGGCTGTACCATATTATGGAAGACAACCTAATGATGAAGATGCTGCTAAAATTAAAGCACCTCTTTTGTTACAATATGCAGAATTAGACACACGTGTTAATGAAGGTTGGCCTGCTTTTGAAAAAATATTAAAAGTGAATAATTTGGAATATACCGCTCATTTTTATCCAGACGTAAATCACGGCTTTCATAACAACACAACACCTAGATATGATGAAAATGCAGCAAATTTATCTTGGAAACGTACCATTGCTTTTTTTAAAGAAAAGCTGACTAAATGA
- a CDS encoding DUF2911 domain-containing protein translates to MNTFLKRTLITLSIIALGLFLYSAFVENIFAARLSPKDIVEFKLNDLKLQVFYNRPSKKGREVFGALVPYNKVWRTGANEATTFETNKALKIGNDSLPAGKYTLWTVPNDTLWHVIFNKKQYPWGVDTEMNPMWDPNYDVLDLKVPVQKIPNTVEQFTIAFDNSTDNLSLTMAWDNIKIEVPLK, encoded by the coding sequence ATGAACACCTTTTTAAAACGCACATTAATCACTTTGTCAATTATAGCCCTGGGTCTATTTCTATATTCTGCTTTTGTAGAGAATATTTTTGCTGCTCGCTTAAGCCCAAAAGATATTGTTGAATTTAAACTTAATGATTTAAAATTACAGGTTTTTTACAACAGACCCTCTAAAAAAGGACGTGAAGTTTTTGGTGCACTGGTTCCTTACAACAAGGTTTGGAGGACAGGTGCTAATGAAGCTACCACATTTGAAACCAACAAAGCTTTAAAAATTGGCAACGACTCATTACCTGCTGGAAAGTACACACTATGGACTGTTCCTAACGATACGCTTTGGCATGTTATTTTTAATAAAAAACAATATCCATGGGGTGTTGATACTGAAATGAATCCTATGTGGGACCCTAATTATGATGTATTAGATTTAAAAGTACCCGTTCAAAAAATACCAAATACCGTAGAACAATTTACCATAGCTTTTGATAATTCTACAGATAATTTATCGTTAACAATGGCTTGGGATAACATCAAAATTGAAGTGCCCCTAAAATAA
- a CDS encoding phosphatase PAP2 family protein — protein MIEQLLNYDSELFLFLNGFGSETWDGLWLVITNKLTFIPLYSFLLFLLYKKYGAKSLLIFIVVVALMITFTDQITNVFKRGFERPRPCGALEIMDQMRFIAVRCGKYGFFSGHASNTMATAIFTGLLLKPYYKNLIFILVFWSVLVAYSRIYVGVHYPLDIICGMTFGAMSGFLFYKLTKSLLKRFVTS, from the coding sequence ATGATAGAGCAACTTTTAAATTATGATAGTGAATTATTTTTATTTTTAAATGGATTTGGTTCGGAGACTTGGGATGGTTTGTGGTTGGTTATAACCAATAAGTTAACATTTATACCTTTATACAGCTTTTTGTTGTTTTTGCTTTACAAAAAATATGGAGCTAAATCCTTATTAATTTTTATTGTTGTTGTAGCTTTAATGATTACGTTTACAGACCAAATTACCAATGTATTTAAACGGGGCTTTGAAAGACCAAGGCCATGTGGTGCTTTAGAAATCATGGACCAAATGCGATTTATTGCAGTGCGTTGTGGAAAATATGGATTCTTTTCAGGACATGCTTCAAATACCATGGCAACAGCTATTTTTACAGGATTATTGCTAAAACCATATTATAAAAATCTAATTTTTATATTAGTATTTTGGAGCGTTTTAGTTGCATATAGCAGAATTTATGTTGGAGTTCATTATCCATTGGACATTATTTGCGGGATGACCTTTGGAGCAATGTCAGGTTTTTTATTTTATAAACTTACAAAGTCTCTTTTAAAGCGTTTTGTTACTTCTTAA
- a CDS encoding MATE family efflux transporter, which produces MQLQNYTKEFKYNWQLASPVMLGMLGHTFVSLVDNIMVGQLGTAELAAVSLGNSFVFIAMSLGIGFSTAITPLVAEADAEEDFKKGKSSFKHGLFLCTVLGILLFLLLLLAKPIMYMMKQPIEVVELAMPYLNLVAISLIPLIIFQGFKQFSDGLSLTKFPMYATLLSNIINIVLNYVLIFGKFGFPELGIVGAAYGTLISRGVMVWHIWFLLKRKEKSKAYLEHIKFFVLDTLMIKRILNLGAPSAMQMFFEVAIFTAAIWLSGLLGKNPQAANQIALNLSSMTFMVATGLSVAAMIRVGNQKGLKNYYELRRIAFSIFLFGIILASIFAIIFLIFHEYLPMLYLDLNDAKNFIDNNEVVSIASNLLVVAAIFQISDSIQVVMLGALRGLQDVKIPMLLVFFSYWMVGFPVCWFLGKETVYGSFGIWIGLLAGLTIAAILLYIRFNFLTKKLIGKGLK; this is translated from the coding sequence ATGCAATTACAAAATTATACCAAAGAGTTTAAATACAATTGGCAATTGGCATCACCAGTAATGTTGGGGATGTTGGGACATACTTTTGTAAGTTTGGTAGATAATATAATGGTTGGGCAATTAGGAACGGCCGAATTAGCTGCGGTTTCATTAGGAAATAGTTTTGTGTTTATAGCAATGTCTTTAGGGATTGGTTTTTCTACAGCCATAACACCATTGGTTGCTGAGGCGGATGCAGAAGAAGATTTTAAAAAAGGAAAATCTTCTTTTAAACATGGCTTGTTTTTATGTACTGTTTTGGGAATACTGTTGTTTTTATTGCTGCTTTTAGCAAAACCAATCATGTATATGATGAAGCAACCTATTGAAGTTGTAGAATTGGCAATGCCTTACCTTAATTTGGTGGCTATTTCATTAATCCCTTTAATCATTTTTCAAGGATTTAAACAGTTTAGTGATGGGCTTTCACTAACTAAATTCCCCATGTATGCCACGTTATTATCTAACATTATTAATATTGTTTTAAATTATGTATTAATTTTTGGAAAGTTTGGGTTTCCTGAATTAGGAATTGTAGGAGCAGCTTATGGAACTTTAATATCCAGAGGTGTAATGGTTTGGCATATTTGGTTTTTACTTAAAAGAAAAGAAAAATCTAAAGCATATTTAGAGCATATTAAGTTTTTTGTTTTAGATACTTTGATGATAAAACGAATACTAAATTTAGGAGCGCCTAGTGCTATGCAAATGTTTTTTGAAGTTGCTATTTTCACTGCGGCCATTTGGTTAAGTGGATTGTTAGGTAAAAATCCGCAGGCAGCAAATCAAATTGCTTTAAATTTATCATCTATGACTTTTATGGTTGCAACAGGTTTAAGCGTGGCCGCTATGATACGGGTTGGAAATCAAAAAGGATTAAAGAATTATTATGAGTTGCGTCGCATTGCATTTTCCATTTTTTTATTCGGAATTATTTTAGCGTCTATTTTTGCTATTATCTTTTTAATTTTTCATGAATATTTACCCATGTTGTATTTAGATTTAAACGATGCTAAAAATTTTATTGATAATAATGAAGTTGTCAGTATTGCTTCAAACCTATTGGTGGTAGCTGCTATTTTTCAAATAAGTGATAGTATTCAGGTTGTCATGCTTGGAGCCTTAAGAGGTTTGCAAGACGTTAAAATACCAATGTTGTTGGTTTTCTTCTCTTATTGGATGGTAGGCTTTCCCGTTTGTTGGTTTTTAGGTAAAGAAACTGTTTATGGTAGTTTTGGTATTTGGATTGGATTGTTGGCTGGCTTAACTATTGCAGCCATTTTATTATATATTCGATTTAATTTTTTGACAAAAAAACTAATTGGAAAAGGTTTAAAGTAA
- a CDS encoding NAD(P)H-dependent flavin oxidoreductase, with product MMNRITELFKIKYPIIQAGMVWNSGWRLASASSNSGILGLIGAGSMYPEVLREHIQKCKKATNKPFGVNVPMLYPDIEKIMDIIVEEAVKIVFTSAGNPKTWTTWLQERGITVVHVVSSVKFAKKAEEAGVNAIVAEGFEAGGHNGRDETTTFTLIPMVKEKTKIPLIAAGGIASGNAMLAAMVLGADAVQVGSRFVASNEASSHEAFKKLVIETKEGDTQLTLKELAPVRLIKNKFYDEIQDLYKTVPTTESLKQLLGKGRAKKGMFEGDLVNGELEIGQVSGLIHDIKPVAEIVEDMISEFENAKKNMSNF from the coding sequence ATAATGAATAGAATTACAGAACTATTTAAAATAAAATATCCTATTATTCAAGCAGGTATGGTTTGGAATAGTGGTTGGAGGCTGGCATCAGCGTCAAGTAACTCAGGGATATTAGGGCTTATTGGAGCGGGGTCCATGTATCCTGAAGTTTTACGAGAACATATACAGAAATGTAAAAAAGCAACTAACAAGCCGTTTGGGGTTAATGTGCCAATGTTGTATCCAGATATTGAAAAAATAATGGATATTATTGTTGAAGAAGCTGTTAAGATTGTTTTTACTTCCGCAGGAAACCCAAAAACGTGGACTACATGGTTGCAAGAACGAGGTATTACAGTTGTTCATGTTGTAAGCAGTGTCAAATTTGCAAAAAAAGCAGAAGAAGCAGGGGTAAATGCTATTGTAGCTGAAGGTTTTGAAGCAGGTGGTCATAATGGCAGAGATGAAACAACAACGTTTACACTTATTCCAATGGTAAAAGAAAAGACTAAAATTCCATTGATTGCTGCCGGAGGGATTGCTTCTGGTAACGCTATGTTGGCAGCAATGGTTTTAGGAGCTGATGCTGTTCAAGTAGGAAGCAGGTTTGTGGCAAGTAATGAAGCATCTTCGCATGAAGCTTTTAAGAAATTAGTTATAGAAACCAAAGAAGGGGATACGCAATTAACCTTAAAAGAATTAGCACCAGTGCGACTTATTAAAAATAAGTTTTATGATGAGATTCAAGATTTGTATAAAACGGTACCAACAACTGAAAGTTTAAAACAATTATTAGGAAAGGGCCGAGCAAAAAAAGGTATGTTTGAAGGTGACTTAGTTAATGGCGAATTAGAAATTGGTCAAGTTTCAGGATTAATACATGATATAAAACCAGTAGCAGAAATTGTTGAAGATATGATTAGTGAATTTGAAAATGCTAAAAAAAATATGTCAAACTTTTAA